The Maridesulfovibrio zosterae DSM 11974 genome contains a region encoding:
- a CDS encoding PxxKW family cysteine-rich protein: protein MAKKNARIHALEGAEMTAEGLSYKGVIMEAIVEKCDGCERAVDFEDKKYCPSYAQPAVKWAHSVCNFATHVRAGVDKEGKVKVNPLKASKRAARGR, encoded by the coding sequence ATGGCTAAAAAGAATGCAAGAATCCACGCACTGGAAGGTGCAGAAATGACTGCTGAAGGTCTTTCTTACAAAGGTGTAATCATGGAAGCTATCGTTGAAAAATGCGATGGTTGTGAACGTGCAGTTGATTTCGAAGATAAGAAATACTGCCCCAGCTACGCACAGCCAGCTGTAAAATGGGCTCACAGCGTATGTAACTTCGCTACACACGTCCGCGCTGGTGTTGATAAAGAAGGTAAAGTCAAGGTTAACCCGCTCAAAGCATCCAAGCGTGCTGCACGCGGTCGCTAG
- the lnt gene encoding apolipoprotein N-acyltransferase, with protein sequence MYKAIPILIAMLSAGLGYANPFLHLPAAVLGFPMALGYIAFSTHSPKKAMKRGWIAGTLAALICMYWVAYPVGVYGGLSWALAIPCPVLISMAVGVYYGLYTYIITYAARVLPPFILCLFSALLWATMETAQGIFFTGFPWMTLSAAFASRPEWIQGAAFIGAYGLSGLLVSVATSILVWKISNAAKVWSIVVIAVVLVFGGARTAPEDFTALKSTGTASIGIVQGNIDQAKKWDSKYRKATLDKYIKLSEQLTDKADLIIWPETAMPFYIQDPSIMRARLFNFATRTNTAVLTGAPGYILHGPKSFSLYNRAFLIKPETITLDWYDKSHLVPFGEYVPLKDYLPLDKLVQGAGDFIPGDDPSPLESGNLAIGMLICYEGVFPELAQERVEKGANLLINISNDAWYGNTSAPLQHLALVSLRAVEQGRYLIRGTNTGISGCIDPLGQVHDTTGLFVDAAVLTNPQLISGETFFHANYKAVTFGPVILTIMLSGWIFLMTRKNSKLKI encoded by the coding sequence ATGTATAAAGCCATCCCTATTCTTATTGCTATGCTCTCTGCCGGACTTGGCTATGCCAATCCATTCCTTCATCTGCCAGCAGCTGTTCTGGGCTTTCCCATGGCACTTGGTTATATAGCATTTTCAACCCACTCGCCTAAAAAAGCTATGAAAAGAGGTTGGATAGCAGGCACACTGGCAGCACTGATATGCATGTACTGGGTAGCTTACCCAGTCGGTGTATATGGAGGGTTATCCTGGGCTCTTGCTATTCCATGCCCTGTTCTGATTTCAATGGCAGTCGGCGTTTATTACGGACTGTATACATACATAATTACTTATGCAGCCCGAGTTCTTCCCCCATTTATACTGTGCCTTTTCAGCGCACTATTATGGGCAACAATGGAAACGGCTCAAGGAATCTTTTTCACGGGATTTCCATGGATGACACTCTCCGCAGCCTTTGCTTCCCGCCCTGAATGGATTCAGGGAGCTGCATTCATAGGAGCATATGGCTTATCAGGTTTACTTGTTTCTGTAGCAACCTCAATTCTAGTCTGGAAAATTTCAAACGCTGCAAAAGTATGGTCAATTGTGGTAATTGCAGTAGTACTTGTTTTCGGGGGAGCAAGAACTGCTCCTGAAGATTTTACTGCACTAAAATCTACAGGAACTGCATCCATAGGAATTGTTCAGGGAAACATTGATCAAGCCAAAAAATGGGACTCAAAATATAGAAAAGCTACTCTTGATAAATATATAAAACTAAGTGAACAGCTTACAGATAAAGCTGATCTGATTATCTGGCCTGAAACGGCAATGCCGTTTTATATTCAAGACCCCAGTATAATGCGAGCCAGACTGTTCAATTTTGCTACCAGAACAAATACAGCAGTGCTTACAGGAGCCCCTGGCTATATATTACACGGCCCTAAAAGTTTTTCTCTGTATAACCGTGCTTTTCTCATAAAGCCTGAAACAATCACTTTAGATTGGTACGACAAGTCTCACCTCGTTCCTTTTGGTGAATATGTTCCCCTTAAGGACTATCTGCCCTTGGATAAACTTGTGCAGGGAGCTGGTGACTTTATTCCCGGTGATGATCCCAGCCCTCTTGAAAGCGGAAACCTTGCTATAGGAATGCTCATTTGTTATGAAGGAGTCTTCCCTGAACTTGCACAGGAAAGAGTTGAAAAGGGGGCCAACCTGCTGATTAATATCAGTAACGATGCATGGTATGGCAACACTTCAGCACCATTGCAGCACCTTGCGCTTGTTTCTCTTAGAGCCGTAGAACAGGGGCGTTATCTTATAAGAGGGACCAATACCGGTATTTCAGGATGTATTGACCCTCTTGGACAGGTTCATGATACTACAGGATTATTCGTTGATGCAGCTGTGCTGACTAATCCACAGCTAATATCCGGAGAAACTTTTTTCCACGCAAATTATAAAGCTGTTACATTCGGTCCCGTAATACTTACGATCATGCTTAGTGGCTGGATCTTTTTAATGACCAGAAAAAACAGCAAATTAAAAATATAA
- a CDS encoding M20 family metallo-hydrolase — MPTQLLSKIDELKNEAIELHSKLVSIPAIGPANNGDGEKAKADFLTDYLKENGFGEVKSYNAPDNRVECGYRPNLVTMIPGQDNSRTLWIISHMDVVPVGDLSLWSTDPFQMVQDGDALYGRGVEDNHQGLVSSVIAAKALLNSDITPSINLGLIFVSDEETGSKYGLEYILKEHQNIFKKNDLFLVPDYGNSDSSMVEIAEKSTIWFKVTVEGKQCHASTPEQGVNSLIAAAAMIIEVPELQHHFDEEDKLFSPPYSTFAPTKKEANVENVNTLPGKDVFHIDCRILPTYDLAEVKEQVEGMALYVAEEYGVKITVEVENENQAAPPTSVDSEIVEKVIFAVKEIYGADAKPCGIGGGTVASDLRKLGYQTVVWSTLLNQAHQPNETGSVKNTLNDAKVMALLPF, encoded by the coding sequence ATGCCTACTCAGCTTCTGTCCAAAATTGACGAACTGAAGAACGAAGCAATTGAGCTTCATTCAAAACTGGTTTCCATTCCAGCCATCGGCCCGGCAAATAACGGCGACGGCGAAAAAGCCAAAGCCGACTTTCTCACTGATTACCTGAAAGAAAATGGATTCGGTGAAGTTAAGTCATATAATGCTCCCGACAATCGGGTTGAATGCGGATACCGCCCCAATCTGGTTACAATGATCCCCGGTCAGGATAACTCCAGAACTCTATGGATTATCTCTCACATGGATGTTGTACCGGTTGGAGATTTAAGTCTCTGGAGTACAGATCCATTCCAGATGGTACAGGATGGAGATGCTCTCTATGGTCGTGGAGTTGAAGATAATCATCAAGGTCTCGTCAGCTCCGTTATAGCTGCAAAAGCACTCCTGAATTCCGACATAACTCCGAGCATCAATCTTGGTCTTATTTTCGTTTCGGACGAAGAGACAGGAAGTAAATACGGTCTTGAGTATATACTTAAAGAGCATCAAAATATTTTCAAAAAAAATGACCTCTTCCTGGTTCCCGATTATGGTAACTCAGATTCAAGTATGGTCGAAATTGCTGAAAAATCAACTATTTGGTTTAAAGTAACCGTTGAAGGCAAGCAGTGTCATGCTTCAACGCCAGAACAAGGTGTAAACTCGCTTATTGCTGCTGCAGCAATGATTATAGAAGTACCTGAACTTCAGCATCATTTTGACGAAGAAGACAAACTTTTCTCACCACCCTACTCTACTTTCGCTCCGACAAAAAAAGAAGCAAATGTCGAAAACGTTAATACTCTGCCGGGTAAAGATGTATTCCATATCGACTGCCGTATACTTCCCACCTACGATCTTGCTGAAGTAAAGGAGCAGGTTGAGGGAATGGCATTATACGTAGCAGAAGAATACGGAGTAAAAATAACTGTAGAAGTAGAAAATGAAAATCAGGCAGCACCTCCGACATCTGTTGATTCTGAAATCGTAGAAAAAGTAATTTTTGCGGTCAAAGAAATCTACGGAGCAGATGCGAAACCCTGCGGAATTGGTGGAGGTACAGTGGCCTCTGATCTACGCAAACTAGGGTATCAGACCGTTGTATGGTCAACACTGTTGAATCAGGCTCATCAGCCTAACGAAACAGGATCTGTCAAAAATACCTTAAATGATGCTAAGGTAATGGCTCTTTTACCTTTTTAA
- a CDS encoding hemolysin family protein, whose amino-acid sequence MDDGSEGRLWAKMVSIFKKTDSPLEEHILEASEDGEIKDEVVSMLLNVLELKDTEASEIMIPRTDMVGVEIDDGIAEVARLIIERGHSRIPVYHDTKDKIVGIIHAKDIISPLLHGDINIGLEKIMRHAFFVSENIKVKTLLKEFQSGRIHIAILQDEYGGTSGMLTMEDVLEEIVGDIADEHDAERPSDFEELENGSFLISGRIPLTEVSEKFGLHLDSEHVDSIGGYLSELTGRIPSIGEFLNISGYKFTVHEGDAKQIISILVDPPSGK is encoded by the coding sequence TTGGACGACGGTTCTGAAGGCCGATTGTGGGCCAAAATGGTCAGTATTTTCAAGAAAACAGACTCACCTTTAGAAGAACATATTCTTGAAGCAAGTGAAGATGGCGAAATCAAAGATGAAGTAGTTTCCATGCTACTTAATGTCCTTGAGCTGAAAGACACAGAAGCAAGTGAAATCATGATTCCCCGTACTGACATGGTCGGAGTGGAAATTGATGATGGAATTGCTGAAGTTGCACGGCTGATTATTGAACGTGGTCATTCACGAATCCCAGTATATCATGATACTAAGGATAAAATCGTTGGCATCATCCACGCTAAGGATATTATATCCCCACTATTACATGGTGATATAAATATTGGTCTTGAAAAAATCATGCGACACGCTTTCTTTGTCTCTGAAAATATCAAAGTAAAGACTCTTCTTAAAGAATTCCAGTCTGGACGTATACATATTGCAATACTCCAAGATGAATACGGCGGAACATCCGGCATGCTGACTATGGAAGATGTCCTCGAAGAAATCGTCGGTGATATAGCAGATGAGCATGATGCCGAACGCCCTTCAGATTTTGAAGAACTTGAAAACGGGAGTTTTCTCATATCTGGAAGAATCCCGTTAACTGAAGTTTCTGAAAAATTCGGATTACATCTTGATTCAGAACATGTGGATTCTATTGGAGGATATCTTTCAGAGCTAACCGGGCGTATCCCCAGCATTGGAGAATTCCTTAATATTTCAGGATATAAATTTACTGTACATGAAGGAGATGCCAAACAGATTATCTCTATTCTTGTTGATCCTCCCAGCGGAAAATAG
- the prfB gene encoding peptide chain release factor 2 (programmed frameshift): MLQFSDLRSKATDCIQKYETLWGRLDHAQSKERLEEIEHDLSKPGAWDKPDELTPVLREKSVLEEKVSSYEALSTAKDDVEEWLTLAAEDQDQDILEALSENVNKLVSLVEQTELSTLLSNPEDKSTAILEIHPGAGGIESQDWAEMLLRMYLRWCDKRNWKTSYLDYQPDDEAGIKSVTLRIQGLYAYGFLKGEAGIHRLIRISPYDASGRRHTSFASVDVYPEISQDIEIEVKDEDIRVDVFRASGPGGQHVNKTNSAVRITHLPTNIVVQCQNEKSQLKNKETAMKVLKSRLYERELKKQEESKKADYSTKDSIAWGSQIKTYTLQPYRLVKDHRCGAEDGNVEAVLDGELDDLIRNYLLHAYGGKNEC, from the exons ATGCTTCAATTTTCAGATCTAAGATCCAAGGCAACGGACTGTATACAAAAATATGAAACCCTATGGGGGCGTCTT GACCACGCTCAAAGCAAAGAACGTTTAGAAGAAATAGAACACGATCTTAGTAAACCCGGTGCATGGGATAAACCAGATGAACTTACACCTGTCCTGCGCGAAAAATCTGTTCTTGAAGAAAAAGTTTCATCTTATGAAGCGTTATCTACCGCAAAAGATGATGTAGAAGAATGGCTGACTCTTGCGGCGGAAGATCAGGATCAGGATATTCTTGAAGCCCTGTCTGAAAATGTTAATAAACTGGTAAGCCTTGTAGAACAGACTGAACTGTCAACACTGCTATCGAACCCCGAAGACAAAAGCACTGCTATTTTGGAAATTCACCCCGGCGCTGGGGGAATTGAATCCCAAGACTGGGCTGAAATGCTTCTACGCATGTATCTACGCTGGTGCGACAAGCGCAACTGGAAAACAAGCTATCTTGATTACCAACCCGATGATGAAGCCGGAATTAAAAGTGTTACACTTCGAATTCAGGGCCTTTATGCTTACGGTTTTCTCAAAGGTGAAGCTGGAATTCATCGATTGATTCGTATTTCACCGTATGATGCGTCCGGAAGACGCCACACATCTTTCGCATCAGTTGATGTTTACCCAGAAATATCTCAAGATATTGAAATTGAAGTTAAAGATGAAGACATAAGAGTGGATGTGTTCAGAGCAAGCGGTCCGGGTGGGCAGCATGTCAATAAAACAAACTCAGCCGTTCGCATCACTCATCTGCCAACTAACATAGTAGTTCAGTGCCAAAATGAAAAGTCGCAGCTAAAGAATAAAGAAACTGCAATGAAAGTTCTGAAATCAAGATTGTACGAGAGGGAACTTAAGAAGCAGGAAGAAAGTAAAAAAGCTGACTACTCAACCAAGGACTCTATTGCTTGGGGAAGCCAGATCAAAACATATACTCTTCAACCATACAGGCTGGTTAAAGATCACCGCTGCGGAGCGGAAGATGGCAATGTTGAGGCTGTTCTCGACGGCGAGCTTGATGATCTTATCAGAAATTATCTGCTACACGCATACGGCGGAAAAAATGAATGCTGA
- the mnmG gene encoding tRNA uridine-5-carboxymethylaminomethyl(34) synthesis enzyme MnmG: MIRKQPPPKKFDLIVAGAGHAGCEAAMTAANLGLKTLLLTINVDRIGHLSCNPAIGGLAKGHMVKEIDALGGYMGLWADKAGIQFRILNTRKGPAVRASRAQMDRNEYMRVVQKDIFAQENLWVRQDTAESLIVEDGKAAGVTTGIGEEFLSHSVMLTTGTFLQGLIHIGLENFSGGRMGDPASIGMSASLRKIGLTLGRLKTGTTPRLLKDSIDFDKLEVQHGDNPPQPFSFRTTEINLPQVPCYITYTNEKAHEAIRSGFERSPMFTGVIKGTGARYCPSIEDKVARFPEKNRHQIFLEPEGYESPEIYPSGIPTSLPLDIQKRMINSIEGLEEAQIVRPGYAIEYDFVPPTQLLPTLETKVLPGLYLAGQINGTSGYEEAAAQGLWAACNVFCKLDGREPFVLSRDQAYIAVLVDDLVTKGTQEPYRMFTSRAEYRLLLREGNADLRLTEIGRDLGLVKDEHWALYSAKKEGLDKVLNKLNSVQIKPNLPTRELLAEIGGTAPNKSVPLAAILRQPELSIEDMKHFWKDISQYPDNILLEAETQVKYEGYLVRQHELVNKFRRMESVSLPDNIVYSEIAGLTREAVEKLTEVHPLTLGQASRISGITPAAISSIEIHLKKIGAI, translated from the coding sequence ATGATTAGAAAACAGCCACCACCGAAAAAATTTGATCTCATTGTAGCAGGAGCAGGGCATGCTGGATGTGAAGCAGCCATGACTGCTGCTAATCTTGGCCTTAAGACTTTACTGTTGACCATTAATGTTGACCGGATAGGACATTTGTCCTGTAATCCGGCCATTGGCGGTCTCGCAAAGGGACACATGGTCAAAGAGATTGACGCTCTAGGTGGCTATATGGGGCTCTGGGCTGATAAAGCCGGAATTCAGTTCCGTATCCTTAACACCAGAAAAGGACCTGCCGTAAGAGCCAGCCGTGCGCAGATGGACCGCAACGAATATATGCGTGTTGTCCAAAAAGATATTTTTGCACAGGAAAATCTTTGGGTCCGTCAGGATACAGCTGAATCTTTGATTGTCGAAGACGGGAAAGCAGCTGGAGTTACAACAGGTATCGGCGAAGAATTTCTATCCCACTCAGTAATGCTGACTACTGGAACATTTCTACAAGGGCTGATTCATATCGGTCTGGAGAATTTTAGCGGCGGCCGTATGGGTGACCCTGCTTCTATAGGAATGTCAGCAAGTCTTCGTAAGATAGGCCTGACTCTGGGAAGACTAAAAACAGGCACAACACCACGCCTACTCAAAGATTCAATAGATTTTGATAAACTGGAAGTACAACATGGTGATAATCCGCCTCAACCCTTTAGTTTCCGAACCACTGAAATAAATCTTCCACAGGTCCCCTGCTACATCACTTACACAAATGAAAAAGCTCATGAAGCTATTCGCAGTGGATTTGAACGCTCACCTATGTTCACCGGAGTAATCAAAGGGACAGGAGCACGCTATTGTCCATCTATTGAAGATAAGGTTGCCAGATTTCCAGAAAAAAACCGCCATCAGATCTTTCTGGAGCCGGAAGGATATGAGAGCCCCGAAATATACCCTAGCGGCATCCCCACAAGCCTGCCGCTCGATATCCAGAAACGTATGATCAATTCTATTGAGGGATTGGAGGAAGCCCAGATTGTACGTCCTGGTTATGCCATTGAATATGACTTCGTTCCACCAACGCAGCTGCTGCCTACACTTGAAACCAAAGTACTACCCGGACTTTATCTGGCAGGTCAGATTAACGGCACATCCGGTTATGAAGAAGCTGCAGCTCAAGGTCTCTGGGCAGCCTGTAACGTATTCTGCAAGCTCGATGGACGTGAACCTTTCGTTCTTTCACGTGATCAGGCATATATTGCTGTGCTGGTAGACGATCTGGTAACTAAAGGGACGCAGGAACCATACCGAATGTTTACATCCAGAGCAGAATACAGACTGCTGCTGCGAGAAGGTAATGCAGACCTGCGTCTTACGGAAATTGGTCGTGACCTTGGATTGGTTAAAGATGAGCATTGGGCTCTTTACAGCGCAAAAAAAGAAGGCCTGGACAAGGTCCTTAATAAACTTAATTCAGTCCAAATCAAGCCGAACCTCCCAACCCGTGAACTATTGGCAGAAATAGGCGGCACAGCTCCGAATAAATCAGTACCTCTTGCAGCAATACTACGTCAGCCAGAGCTTTCCATTGAAGACATGAAACATTTCTGGAAAGATATTTCACAATACCCTGACAATATTCTTTTAGAAGCCGAAACACAGGTCAAATATGAAGGGTATCTTGTAAGACAACATGAGCTGGTTAATAAGTTCCGTAGAATGGAATCAGTATCTCTGCCGGATAACATTGTTTATTCGGAAATCGCCGGACTGACGCGTGAAGCAGTTGAAAAACTGACAGAAGTACACCCACTGACCCTTGGTCAGGCCAGCAGAATTTCCGGAATTACTCCAGCAGCAATTTCATCCATTGAAATTCATTTAAAAAAGATCGGAGCCATTTAA
- a CDS encoding amidohydrolase family protein — MQKHKCDLIIYGSYILTQDEKRSLVNDGAVAVCGNRISAVGCKTAIDESWLADESIDTGKSVIIPGLINSHTHVPMTLMRGVADDIPLLEWLHNYMFPIESGLTRELVELGAHIGCAEMIASGTTAFFEGYMYENAVGKAVDQCGIRAVLGEGFFKFPSPFFKTANEAWETITDLHSTYADHGRITTAVSPHALFTTDPKQLVESMELAQKLDTLWQIHAAESVQETKLCLEIFNKRPIEILNDYDLLTKRTRIHHCVDVTPLEIEQIKYSGAQISHNPQSNLKLGSGICPITKFIDAGVNAGLGTDGAASNNNLDMFDEMRTTALLQKGFLRDPEAMPAQSVLDMATISGAEFLGFEDIGALKAGMKADIVAIDMDKIHLKPVYNPLSQVIYCSGGQDVCLTICDGKVLYRNGKHLTVDVETISHEAEKAVKWAIKRLNHR, encoded by the coding sequence GTGCAGAAACATAAATGTGATCTGATTATTTACGGTTCCTATATTCTGACTCAGGACGAAAAGCGTAGCCTTGTCAATGACGGGGCTGTTGCGGTATGCGGAAATAGAATTTCAGCTGTAGGCTGTAAGACTGCTATTGATGAATCATGGTTGGCAGATGAGAGCATTGATACTGGAAAATCAGTAATTATCCCAGGACTCATAAACTCACATACTCACGTACCGATGACACTTATGCGTGGAGTGGCGGATGATATTCCTTTATTGGAATGGCTGCACAACTACATGTTTCCCATTGAATCTGGGCTGACAAGAGAGCTGGTTGAACTTGGAGCTCATATCGGGTGTGCAGAGATGATTGCATCAGGAACGACTGCATTTTTCGAAGGTTACATGTACGAAAATGCAGTCGGAAAAGCTGTTGATCAATGTGGCATACGAGCTGTTCTCGGAGAGGGATTTTTTAAATTCCCCTCACCTTTCTTCAAAACAGCAAATGAAGCATGGGAAACAATCACAGATCTGCACTCTACGTATGCAGATCACGGGCGCATAACAACTGCGGTTTCACCTCATGCGCTTTTCACCACTGATCCAAAGCAACTGGTTGAAAGTATGGAGCTGGCCCAGAAGCTCGACACTCTATGGCAAATTCATGCAGCTGAATCTGTGCAGGAAACAAAGCTTTGCCTTGAAATATTTAACAAACGGCCAATTGAAATTTTAAATGACTACGACCTGCTCACTAAGCGGACCCGTATTCATCACTGCGTAGATGTAACACCTCTTGAGATTGAGCAAATTAAATATTCAGGAGCGCAGATTTCGCATAACCCTCAAAGCAATCTCAAGCTTGGATCGGGTATCTGCCCCATCACAAAATTTATTGATGCTGGAGTTAATGCGGGGTTAGGAACTGATGGAGCAGCCAGCAACAACAACCTGGATATGTTTGATGAAATGCGTACTACAGCCCTGCTGCAAAAAGGTTTTCTACGCGACCCGGAAGCTATGCCCGCCCAAAGCGTGCTGGACATGGCGACCATTTCAGGTGCTGAGTTCCTCGGTTTTGAAGATATTGGTGCATTAAAAGCTGGTATGAAAGCGGATATTGTGGCCATTGATATGGACAAGATACACCTTAAACCTGTATACAATCCGCTCTCGCAGGTTATTTATTGCTCAGGAGGGCAGGATGTATGCCTGACAATCTGTGACGGTAAGGTTCTTTACCGGAACGGAAAACATTTAACGGTTGATGTTGAAACTATTTCCCATGAGGCTGAAAAGGCTGTAAAATGGGCAATTAAGCGGCTTAATCACCGCTGA